A single window of Pseudomonas benzenivorans DNA harbors:
- a CDS encoding LLM class flavin-dependent oxidoreductase, whose product MKFSLFVHMERYDEQVSHRQLFENLTELTLMAEAGGFSTVWIGEHHAMEYTISPSPMPLLSYLAGKTTTIRLGAGTIIAPFWHPIRVAGECALLDVISNGRMEVGLARGAYQYEFDRMAGGMPASSGGQHLREMVPVVKALWQGDYAHDGEIWKFPSSTSSPKPVQQPGPPVWIAARDPDSHNFAVKNGCNVMVTPLMKGDEEVVDLMNKFETALANNPEVPRPQLMVLRHTHVHSEDDPEGWQVGAKAISRFYRTFDAWFGNKQTPVNGLLAPSPEEKFKERPEFELENIHKNTMIGTPEEIIARIRHYQELGVDEFSFWADNGLSHEEKKQSLELFIKHVVPAFR is encoded by the coding sequence ATGAAGTTTTCATTGTTCGTGCATATGGAGCGCTACGACGAGCAAGTCAGCCATCGTCAACTGTTCGAGAATCTCACCGAGTTGACCCTGATGGCCGAGGCCGGCGGCTTCAGCACCGTCTGGATCGGCGAGCATCACGCGATGGAATACACCATCTCGCCGAGCCCGATGCCGCTGCTGTCCTACCTGGCTGGCAAGACCACGACCATTCGCCTGGGCGCCGGCACCATCATCGCGCCGTTCTGGCATCCCATCCGCGTCGCCGGCGAGTGCGCCCTGCTCGACGTGATCAGCAACGGTCGCATGGAAGTGGGCCTGGCCCGCGGCGCCTACCAGTACGAATTCGACCGCATGGCCGGTGGCATGCCGGCCTCCTCGGGTGGCCAGCACCTGCGCGAGATGGTCCCGGTGGTCAAGGCCCTGTGGCAGGGCGACTACGCCCACGACGGCGAGATCTGGAAGTTCCCCAGCTCCACCTCCTCGCCCAAACCGGTACAGCAACCGGGCCCGCCCGTGTGGATCGCCGCTCGCGACCCCGACTCGCACAACTTCGCGGTGAAAAACGGCTGCAACGTGATGGTCACCCCGCTGATGAAGGGCGACGAAGAAGTGGTCGACCTGATGAACAAGTTCGAGACCGCCCTGGCCAACAACCCCGAGGTGCCGCGCCCGCAACTGATGGTGCTGCGCCATACCCACGTGCACAGCGAAGATGACCCGGAAGGCTGGCAGGTCGGCGCCAAGGCCATCTCGCGCTTCTACCGCACCTTCGACGCCTGGTTCGGCAACAAGCAGACCCCGGTCAACGGCCTGCTGGCGCCGAGCCCGGAAGAGAAGTTCAAGGAGCGCCCGGAGTTCGAGCTGGAGAACATCCACAAGAACACCATGATCGGCACCCCCGAGGAGATCATCGCCCGCATCCGCCACTACCAGGAACTGGGCGTCGACGAGTTCAGCTTCTGGGCCGACAACGGCCTGTCCCACGAGGAAAAGAAGCAGTCCCTGGAGCTGTTCATCAAGCACGTGGTGCCGGCGTTCCGCTGA